The nucleotide window aacaagATACTGATAATATACAAAGCTAATATATGCACATATTTGTTTTTACAAATTGAACCATAAAATAAACAATGGTCCAATGGTGATCACTagattcaaaatcatttttgctgagaagattatattgcaaatcAAAGCAGATTTAGCTGGAGTACATCAAACTCAAAGTATGGGGAGATCCAAGATTTAAGttgtacaaattttatttttaacatctTTAATATTGATTTAGTTAGTATGGGAAGATCCAAGATTTAAGTTgtacaacaacatattcaaagTAGTATTATCACAAGTGATAAGTGAGGTTTGAAAAATAATAGCGTATGAATCAGTCTTATTCCTATCTTTAAGGTAGAAAATAAAGTTGTTTCTAGTGGGTCATTGGCCTAAGTAAtgcatatataaaaaaaaaaaaatgaaaaaaaaatacactagTGAGGAAGTTACGCTGAAAATAATGAAGAGAAGATTAGTggcaataacaaataaataattttcttatttctgcAGTCTtcttttagttgtcatgttgcgctttttgaaaatcaatttgactaattttcaaagttaaattagattacattaatttaatattttaaattaaaaatttagatattcaaaaactatagaaaaattattataaataaccATTACAACTACATGGGGACGAAAAGAAGTATAATTTTAGTGAATTTTGATACGGAAATTATGTTCACATTGAAAGAATTGATTAAGacgaattcattttttttttgcatgtaattaattcaggaaaaaaaaataaggaacgGTCAAATGGTGATCACTGGATTCAAACttaaagttgtttttttttttttttggggtagtCTACTATGTTAAGAAATGACTCATACTTGCGACGTTTCCTAATATTTcgttgttttaatttatgtgatatagtttaaattttgagagtcgaacaattaagtttgattgtaaatttagtatgaaattttcaaatattttgaaataaaatttagtgaCATCTTTtggatttcaaaattttaataagtctatcactacaacaaaatcaatttttaacggtaataaatatgcatattaatAAAGAGGGTTAAAACATTTACAAGCATTAATTCATTGGCATTGAATTTAATGTCTTTATAGGCTTTAaggacatttacaaaaaaaatgttaattgcgttcaaaattatttttgatatagtATGTCTTTGATCgttattttttcatataacaattaaatattttgaattgtgcattattatATTTAGAGGTCGTTTGGATATGGAGTATTATGAGAAATAATCCATGTAAtatgtatggtattatttagtacCAGGTTTGGTAGAAATTCAGgcatatgtataactaattcatagattagttatacaccctacTTGGTATTATatgatgtattactaataccttcaatttggaggtattagtaatacataggaTTTAGAGCATATTTGACATTACTGCTAAAAACAACTTACTTTTGGAAGCACTTTTAAAAAGAGAATTAAGTGTCAAAAAACACATCTAAATTATctcattttttgagtttcatacccaAACTATTGAGAGTATAAgttttcatacctaaactatcacttattagtttgaaaaactaataagtgataattTGTTGGTAAACCATTTCCAACTTATTACTCAATATAAAAgacttttttgttttgtaacAACATAGAAGAGGATAGATGTAGCATGTATACCTAAGGAGTTTTGggctaaaattatttttggtttaAGTAATATGCGGTCTTTTAAATTTGTCTCCATATTTCAATTAAACACTTTAACTTAGACTTGTATCTACtgaacacttaaattttaacaaatttataCTTATTTAATACACTAAAGTGTGTGTCTCAAACACAAATACATAATTGATGGACCAATAAAATAATGACACGTGACAattgaattcaatttttttaatctctatttaaatcattcaaaaagaatttttaaaaaatcaaaaatttattttgaatcaacccaccccacccctcttcttcttttgatCCTTTCACCGGCGGCAGCGGGCCGCACCATCAGTAAACCATACTCTTGCCTCTTTATTCTTTAGCATTGAACCTTACCACCCATTGCCTTTATTTTCTTCCCACTAATAATCAGTTATTATCATAAGTATATAAACAACAATAACGATTTTTGccagaaaaaataatcaattcatattattttcatCGGAAACAATAGAGATTTgctaaaatctttaaaatttagATCTAGATAATAATGTTTGTACAATTTTATTGCTTAATTGTGGATTTTGTTGCgctaaaaaatagaaaattgtaaTGCATATTTCAGCATTAACAAATGCCCAGCATAGAGCTAATTTTCCAAATTTAGTGTTTCTGTTGTCTTCAACTTTAAACTGAAATCATTCTTTAATAGATTTatactatgattttataaaaataaaaataaaaagagaggcATCGAAGATGGTTGCAGAGGAACATTGAGCTGGGAAGAAGATGgactttcctttttttaaaaaaaaatttaagcgtATAAGTgggaaaataaaaaaggaaaatattatttttaattggtttACGCGCTGAAGGAATGTGGAGGTAAATTTTTTTGCCATGTCAGCATTTTATGTTTAATATGAATGatttttgaacaaataaaatatttaataggtACAAGTCCTAGTTGAGATGTTCCAGTAAAATATGTGGATAACTTtaacactctgtttggatcattgttgcccattgtattgtattgtaccATTACCATACccacaatgtttgttttgattgttacttaaaatgtattgtattgtattattaaatatcgttgttacgtaacaatgaaaactcccattttatggaacaaccgatttggtgtgttattgttacttaatttctttttctaactaTATCATggcataatatttcataatactttTTTACCTTTTAccctatattatttaattctagtcaaacctcctaccctagaaggatattttagtaaatttataaattacaatacagtacgatacagttaaaccaaacaataaaaatgttattaaacaacaacaaacaatacagtcTAGTCAAATATTGTATCTaccatacaatacaatacaatagagtacaatacaacacaatacattatgaaacaacaggtaacaatgatccaaacataGTGTAAGGGGTCGTGGATGAtttaagtcattattttttatttacgaGAGTTATTTGGATCCGTACAAGAAGCACATAATAGAAAATGTGTGTTAATGTATGATAGAGACAACTTGCTTTAATCCTTCTCTTATTGTTAATTTTATCAAGCAATCTCTatctttttggccaacttcaatTAATTAAGTGAGAAATCTATTATAGAATTGATTCTACTTGATGTTTTCAATTGGGaagttgaatttgagaaaatatatttgatttctCCATTGTCAAGTTGAAGCATCAAATTAGGTttcaattaaactaaaattttgtATTGAAAATCAATGGGGGCGTTACTCAATCTGTTTAGAAATAACTTGGAGGAGTCTATGATGATTGGGTGGATCTAGAATTATCCAAATTAATCATggtataaaaaattgaagaagataaTCATGTATGTTATATTTATATCATCGTATATCATGTACGTatcttgtatatattttatgtatatcaCGTGTATCAATATTAAACATAACATACAAGTGATATACATATAATATGCACGTGACATATATGATATACACCTAAGATGTTTATGACATACAAGTAATACATATGAAACTTTGAAGTATAATATTCGATCCAAAACTTCATCAATTGAGCACCAAATCCTCCCAAGCTCAAGATATAAGATTATCAAAATATTCCCAAGAATTGGAATAATACAAAGttgaaaattatttcaatttatcaAACCCAAATTTCAACTTCATCAATAATGTCAATAGTGTCAATTTAATTTAACGATGTAAGCATCACGTTactataaaaaatgatttcattttcAGATTCGAATGTAAGTTGTAACTATAGCCTTGTGATTTATGGAAACTGTTTTATACCATCTTCTCCTCGATGTGGTTTTAGatatttcctctcttttttttttcttttaatccatttaaaaagaaaattctttaaaaaattttcCTTAAATGTTATAGTACCAAAATAAATGGTAATTACGTtattgagattaaaaaaaacactattaTATATCAAGTAACGTGATGTAATAATATTGGGCATACATTTTNccccccccccccccccaaaaaaaaaaaaaacatataaattaagATCAAGGGGTAATCAATCATATACTCCACGTTTTAATTCGTTCCTTTATTTctgattttatatgaaattttaaaaataatatttattaaaatcttataatcttaaattaaaaatatataatataccaaaaatatatattctttaatcttatgattttaatattcatataaacaaataaatgaaaaattactaaaaataatactccctatatctcaatttatatgacatattttagattttgaaattcaaccAAGTCTATTTTTAaccataaatttttcatatatcttttaaatattttgaattatcaattattataatatataatactataaatttcatatatgcAAATTCTCGATCAAACATAAACGGTTTGACCCACAAATACTATTAAactaaaggcataatacataaatgtgcccttaaacttgacttcatttcacatttatgccctcAAACTTTGggtatgcacaagtagacatttaaacttgtatacaattgaacaagtagacacatgagttCTACGTGAcacaatacacgtaggacaaaaaaatgacatgtaggacatatgtgtctatttattcaattttatacaagtgaTTACTTGTGCATACCAAAAATTGAAGggcataaatataatttaaagttaaagaacatatttatgtattatgcctaggGGTATCAAAAATGAACCCAAACATAGATAACCCGCCCAATCCGCCTATAATTTTAAGATTTggactcaagataatttgaattgggttcaatctcaactcattcaagtctaacccattttaagagaagtacaaattataggaaccacatattataagtactaaataacatcctatcccttctagttttttatttaccaaaaatcccttaaaaatgatgtttgcgggatacataacgttgtgcacatgatacattaggtttgatacattccacatagcgagATACGtaacgttgtgcacgggatacatttgatttgatacattccacatagcgggatacatagagttgtgcacgagatacatgcgggatacataacgTTTGATACATTCTATATAGcgagatacatagcgttgtgcactgGATACATGCaggatacataggtaaaataagggatttttgaaatatttgaaataagtagggataaatggatattaaggtaagtaaatgagtgtagttaagtaatttgtccttattgagcccaattcaatctccattttcaacccattttaaaactctttactaaaatatgttcctatattaaagatatgaattattatctatttaacatcttttaggatttatatatccatttgttactttttttaaaaaaaatcttaagcTGAAATTCGCATTgtgattataaaaattaaataacactatgttaaaattattgagattaatagAATCAAAttgggcgggtcaagacccaactcatTTTTTAGCCCATTTAAACCTAAACTAAACTTAAACGGATCAAGACtcaacccaatttttatttcaaccTAACCCGCCTATTTGACACCCCTAATTATGCCTACGCTAAACTAGTCTCTGTTTGCTAACACGTGAATGACTATCATATTTATATCTTCTTTCTgaaatttatttgtttcaattcaTCTTCTCACCTGACCTGTACCTTACCACCTAAGTATTAACATCCCTTTATTTAGCTCATCTACCTACTCCTCcattcatttattttcattcAAATCACAATGAGTTATCAACATGTTCATGAAGGTCCTTACCCTGACTACCCTCCACCAGGTAACAATTCTTTCCCTATTTTCCAATCAATCATCATGAGTACGTGTcggattcttaaaaaaaatgtgtatttttttttaagaatcgaaAGTAGAGAGTCTACGCAATTATTATTAGGGGATTGATTTTAATTGATTGTTGTGTGATTGAACTTAATTTGTGTTTTGAATtgacaattttatattttagggTATGgaccaccaccaccaccgccACCGCAACCACAAGGGTACCCGGGGCAGGGGATGCCACCGCCACCGGGGTTTTATAATGGAGGGTAtcctcctccaccaccacctcctGGGCCTCAGGGTTATCAGGGGTATTTTAATGATCAGTATcccccaccaccaccacctcAGCATATGTATCATGATGGTGGTGGCTATTATCGTAATGACGATGGATGTTCTTCATTTCTAAGAGGATGGTATGTTATCTTGCTTTTTCTAACTATGTGTTTGAGTTTTAGTTATTAATACTAGTGTCTGGGTTGTGTGGGATTATTCACATGTTTGTTCCTAAGTTCGGATAGAGGAAGAAGGTTGCGATCAACTAGCCGATTTCATGATGTAATGTAAAGTCTGGGATATTAGGGTGTATTCGGACTTCGGTatgatggaaaatgttttctaggAAAATAAGTGGTTTTCTTAcatattttcttgtgtttggtATGCaagtgaaaaatattattctaaaagtatttgtatataatctagacaaataCTAAAACACTAAGAGAGGTGAAAGTGGAGGGTAGGGTGTGGCGTAGTGGGATAAGGGCTACGAGGGGGGTGGGGGTGAAGATGAAGTTTGCTGGAAGGTGGGAGGATACTATTAATGTGGAATACCTATCCTGTTTGTTGAGAGGCCAAAATGCAACATATTCTAGACTCCGGCACTAGATTACCAGAAAGACAAGCTAGAGTGGATAATAAGTGAGGATATTGCATCATTTATGATCATTGGTTAGGTTGAGTTTTGATGTATGTGCACTTCTAAGTCATTTAGAACTTGGTGTTTGTCTCTGCATGAGTTGTTTGTATGCTGTGATTCTTTTGCCACATAGATTGCTTTCAGTAAAAAAATGCATTAGGTGGACAGTGGTGGTGAGAAGACGGATCTCTCTCCAGTGTTAAGTGTTCTATCATGTTATTCAGTTATCATATAAGAAAAGAATGCGATAAGTAAACAAATAATGAACATAGTGATTTCAGAATGAGTTGTTCAAGGAGTAGACTCTAGGAACCTATCTCTTTTGTTTGCCGTTGTCATAAGCATAGCCATCAGTTCATATGAACATCACGATTTGGTTTTAGTATAGCACCTTTGGAATGGCCAGTTGCAAAAAGTGAGTGAGATGCATTCTTTCCATTTTTCCTGGTTAGAGACATTCTATCACATTCGACGCAACtcaaattttcatgtttttggGAACTTGTGTGTTTGAAGAGTACTCATGAGGAATTTAGATTGCTGATCAACCCATGTAACATGACACGGTGGATGGTCAGATTGAAAAGATCCTTTATCATAAACCTATTAACAACAGAAGAATCATTCTTTCTTTTGGTGTATTTGTATTCACTTATCTTAGATTCTGTTTTGTGGTGGAGGATTCTGGACTGGTTCATGCTGGGATCTGAATGGATCATGCCTAGTTGAGATTTTAGTTAGGAGCTTAAGTAGAAAGGTTTTGTTTACTTGCGTGCCTTGATATATTATCCTAAATTTTGTCTTGTCATGTGTTGTTTACAGTCTGCCATTTTTTTGCAGCATATAACTGTTCTGAGTAAACAATGCTTTAGGCAAACTGTATTAGTAACGAGTACAAAAACATAGTTCTGCGGCCCACTCTTAGTTGATAGCGAGTAAAAAATTGTTGGAATATCCTTATAATTTATGCATGTGTTTTCTTACATCTGACGTCATTATGATTAGTTCTGGCTAATGCCGATTAGAGACAGGGTAATTTTGAGAGAATAAggatctcttcgtatgtgtagtTCTTTTCTAATGTTTTTCAACTATCATATAGAAAATGAATTCGACAAGTCAGTAAATATAGGAATAGTGCTACTTGAATGAAGCCGTTCAGGCAGGCAGATTCAAAGAACTCTGCTCTCTTATTTGTCCCTCTTGTAAGCATTGCCATCAGTTCACTGGATCAACAAGATTTGGTTATGTCTTACCTTTGGTATAACAAGCTGCACATCATGATTCTTGCCAAGTTTTCTGGTTGAAAATATTCTCCAACCTATTAGCAAAACTCATTGTCTTGTCTATCTTCTGCTTAGCACTTCAACATGATTAACAGTCTTTTGGTTCTTTCTTTAGTAagacatctttttttttttttttttgataaccgaggaATCTCCAAAGTGTCAGCTAGTGCACGGTTTGAAACTCAGAGGATAATGGACCTTTCTTCCTCTTATCTTCTTCCCTGAAAATACTAGGTTTTTGTCCAATGTAGAGTTCGACCTCGTGAGATGCATGTTAGGATTCTTAGAGAAGGATCGATGAGCAGGAAAATCTAAATCAATTGACTTTGACTTTCCCTTGCCTTTGTTCGAATTCCTAGATCGACCTATTTTGTATATAACTTCAGCTCATTGAAGGGAGactgaaaccttagagttcaatgAAGAGAGAACTCCGATCTCTTGCTTTTTACTAAAATATGACTTACCGATTTATTCCTCAAAAGCCCCTTTAAATAGGAGTCTTATTACATCAATAGCAAGTCTAATTCTTATGAAAGTAGGAGACCTAAATCCTATTccaaactaataactataacttaacctAATCTTTATAAAACTATGAAATATAAACCctattctagaataataaataaagctactaaaaatataattaaatacttaatttaagaACTTCCAATGCATCCACAACAATGCGCCTAACCCACAGTTGGGTGCTGCTCTCTTGACACTAGACCAAAACCCCTGGATCTAATTAAGATTGCCATTGTTGCCACCCTAGAGAACCATCTTCCTCAGATTTCAACTGTAATGCCTATTCTTGGAGTTTCTTACTTGCCCTGGGATATACATGAAGAAGGTCAATTCGATGTTTGAACATGAATCAGTTAGCCATTTGTTCATCTTGTAGTTAACAACACCAATGAGGTTTTCCCCTCGTTATTTTGTGAAACCACAAGAGGTTTTTATTTCTGTCAAGGAGTAAGAATAATTTAAACGACAAAAGATTGCATTACAGAGAGTTTCTAAGGTTGCCCTTGGTAGAAAGAGTCAAAGAGGTGTTATGCAAGTGCATTTTCATGTTTTAACTGCCGAAATCATTTTTTTCCCACTTGTTACATCTCAACCAGTGAGCAATCCTTGCAAGCAGTATAAGTTTTGTGAATTTATGTAAAGCTAATGCAATGCTCTTATGTGTTATTGCATCTCTGTCTCTGACACGTGTTGAAATTCTTGCTTATGGGGGATGGTTGAAAGGAAGAGGGAGAGTTACAGGCCGaaacatagaagaaaaatgaTAAGATAAATAGGGCAGGTTAACTAAGAAAGATTGAGCATATCACATGCGaaataaagggaaaaactaGACGGTAATAAG belongs to Solanum stenotomum isolate F172 chromosome 1, ASM1918654v1, whole genome shotgun sequence and includes:
- the LOC125874095 gene encoding cysteine-rich and transmembrane domain-containing protein WIH2-like; amino-acid sequence: MSYQHVHEGPYPDYPPPGYGPPPPPPPQPQGYPGQGMPPPPGFYNGGYPPPPPPPGPQGYQGYFNDQYPPPPPPQHMYHDGGGYYRNDDGCSSFLRGCLATLCCCCLLEECCL